From Candidatus Sulfotelmatobacter sp., the proteins below share one genomic window:
- the trpC gene encoding indole-3-glycerol phosphate synthase TrpC: MDTTRDFLARIVDDRRRRVAEMARRVPGHVLRSRLGPPAPAGRLERALRRGSASSPLRLLCEIKRASPSRGVLNPGLDPVATAKLYEAGGAAAISIVTEPDHFQGDPAWVNAVRPHVRVPLLVKDFVVDSYQLLDAASRGADGVLLLAAVLSEVQLQRLITEARLLGLDALVEIHDAPELPRAIRAGATLVGINNRDLHSFDVEVETSMRLLPDVPPLVTAVAESGLSAPDQLRRLRETRCDAVLMGEVFMTSPDPAATLATLRAAAEGRA, translated from the coding sequence ATGGATACCACCCGGGATTTCCTGGCCCGCATCGTCGACGATCGCCGCCGCCGCGTCGCCGAGATGGCGCGGCGTGTTCCCGGCCACGTGCTGCGCTCGCGACTCGGCCCGCCGGCACCCGCCGGACGTCTGGAACGGGCGCTGCGGCGCGGCTCGGCCTCGTCGCCGCTCCGGCTGTTGTGCGAGATCAAGCGCGCCTCGCCCTCGCGAGGCGTCCTGAACCCCGGTCTCGATCCGGTTGCGACCGCGAAGCTCTACGAAGCCGGCGGCGCGGCGGCGATCTCGATCGTGACCGAGCCCGACCACTTCCAGGGCGATCCGGCGTGGGTGAATGCGGTGCGACCGCACGTCCGGGTGCCGCTGCTGGTCAAGGATTTCGTGGTGGACTCCTACCAGCTGCTGGACGCCGCGTCGCGCGGCGCGGACGGCGTGCTGCTGCTGGCCGCGGTGCTCTCCGAGGTGCAGCTGCAGCGGTTGATCACCGAGGCGCGCCTGCTCGGCCTCGACGCGCTGGTCGAGATCCACGATGCACCCGAGCTGCCGCGCGCCATCCGCGCCGGCGCGACGCTGGTGGGCATCAACAATCGCGATCTTCACTCCTTCGACGTGGAGGTCGAGACCTCGATGCGATTGCTGCCCGACGTGCCGCCGCTGGTGACCGCGGTCGCCGAGAGCGGGCTGTCGGCGCCCGATCAGCTGCGGCGGCTGCGCGAGACGCGCTGCGACGCCGTGCTCATGGGTGAGGTCTTCATGACCAGCCCCGATCCCGCGGCGACGCTCGCCACGCTACGCGCCGCCGCCGAAGGCCGCGCCTGA
- a CDS encoding phosphoribosylanthranilate isomerase, whose protein sequence is MARTIVKVCGLTRLEDARAALEAGADWLGFILMGESPRRVSPQQARSILDALPGAVGVAVMVSPSPDEARELAIRAGVRRVQLHGVDAASWPRDFPLPVTFVVPVAEDGAMLAPLPDKRDLVMLDTARGQTSGGSGRTFPWFVAATVAAEFQVIVAGGLEGSNVEKMLDQVRPFGVDASSRLEASPGIKDPDKVRRFIAAVRRHDTNRAT, encoded by the coding sequence TTGGCGCGTACGATCGTCAAAGTGTGCGGCCTCACCCGGCTCGAGGACGCGCGCGCCGCGCTCGAGGCCGGAGCCGACTGGCTCGGATTCATCCTGATGGGGGAGAGCCCGCGACGCGTATCGCCCCAACAGGCGCGCTCGATTCTCGACGCGCTGCCGGGCGCGGTGGGCGTGGCGGTGATGGTGTCGCCGAGCCCCGACGAGGCCCGCGAGCTGGCGATCCGCGCCGGTGTGCGCCGGGTGCAGCTCCACGGCGTGGACGCCGCGAGCTGGCCGCGCGATTTCCCGCTGCCCGTCACCTTCGTGGTGCCGGTCGCGGAGGATGGGGCGATGCTGGCGCCGCTTCCCGACAAGCGCGACCTGGTGATGCTCGACACGGCACGCGGGCAGACTTCGGGCGGCTCCGGGCGCACCTTCCCGTGGTTCGTGGCGGCCACCGTGGCGGCCGAATTCCAGGTGATCGTCGCGGGCGGACTCGAAGGATCGAACGTCGAGAAGATGCTCGACCAGGTGAGGCCGTTCGGCGTGGACGCCTCCTCGCGGCTCGAGGCCTCCCCCGGAATCAAGGATCCCGACAAAGTGCGGCGCTTCATCGCCGCGGTGAGACGACATGACACGAACCGCGCGACCTGA
- the trpB gene encoding tryptophan synthase subunit beta, translated as MTRTARPDATGHFGPYGGRFVPETLISALDQLEAEYARAQSDPAFRAELDTTLRDFAGRPTPLIEVRRFSERAGCRVFLKREDLLHTGAHKINNTIGQCLLTRRMGKPRVVAETGAGQHGVATAAAAARFGLECTVYMGVEDARRQHLNVERMKLMGADVREVDSGSRTLKDAINEALRDWVTRVRDTHYVLGSVLGPHPFPMMVRDFHKVIGEEARRQFADRAGGLPDLLVACVGGGSNAIGLFDAFLDDSNVRKVGVEAGGLGLESGRHAARFADPSVGVLHGTRTLVLQDERGMIRETHSVSAGLDYPALGPEHAWLASQHLVEYSSATDDEALDAFQTLARLEGILPALESAHALAWLLREGPKLGRDARVLVNLSGRGDKDVSEVLRVLGTRATQA; from the coding sequence ATGACACGAACCGCGCGACCTGACGCCACCGGACATTTCGGCCCCTACGGAGGCCGCTTCGTTCCCGAGACCCTGATCTCGGCGCTCGATCAGCTCGAAGCCGAGTACGCCCGCGCCCAGTCCGACCCCGCGTTTCGCGCCGAGCTGGACACGACCCTGCGCGACTTCGCCGGACGCCCGACGCCGCTGATCGAAGTGCGCCGATTCTCGGAGCGCGCCGGGTGCCGCGTGTTCCTCAAACGCGAGGACCTCTTGCACACCGGCGCTCACAAGATCAACAACACGATCGGCCAATGCCTCCTGACGCGCCGCATGGGCAAGCCGCGCGTCGTCGCCGAAACCGGGGCCGGCCAGCACGGGGTCGCCACCGCGGCCGCCGCAGCGCGGTTCGGGCTCGAGTGCACGGTCTACATGGGGGTCGAGGACGCGCGGCGCCAGCACCTGAACGTCGAGCGCATGAAGCTGATGGGTGCCGATGTGCGCGAAGTGGACTCCGGCAGCAGAACGCTGAAGGACGCGATCAACGAGGCGCTGCGTGACTGGGTGACGCGCGTGCGCGACACGCACTACGTGCTCGGCTCGGTGCTCGGCCCGCATCCGTTTCCCATGATGGTCCGCGACTTCCACAAGGTGATCGGGGAGGAGGCGAGGCGCCAGTTCGCGGATAGGGCCGGAGGCCTGCCGGACCTGCTGGTGGCCTGCGTCGGCGGCGGCAGCAACGCGATCGGCCTGTTCGACGCGTTCCTCGACGACTCGAACGTCCGCAAGGTCGGAGTCGAGGCCGGCGGGCTCGGCCTCGAGAGCGGCAGGCACGCAGCGCGCTTCGCCGATCCCAGCGTGGGCGTGCTGCACGGCACGCGCACGCTGGTGCTGCAGGATGAGCGCGGCATGATCCGCGAGACCCACTCGGTCTCGGCGGGGCTCGACTATCCGGCCCTCGGCCCGGAGCACGCCTGGCTCGCGTCGCAACACCTGGTCGAATACTCCTCGGCCACTGACGACGAGGCGCTCGACGCGTTCCAGACGCTCGCCCGGCTCGAAGGCATCCTTCCGGCGCTCGAGAGCGCACACGCGCTCGCCTGGTTGCTGCGTGAAGGCCCGAAGCTCGGCCGCGACGCCCGGGTGCTGGTCAACCTCTCGGGCCGGGGCGACAAGGACGTGAGCGAGGTGTTGCGGGTACTGGGGACGCGGGCCACCCAGGCGTAG
- a CDS encoding NAD-dependent succinate-semialdehyde dehydrogenase has protein sequence MASINPSTGTTLAEHAPHAPQEIGRRLIAAVAAQRLWQAASPRDRAAALAGVAATLRARRDELARLATLEMGKPVAQAEAEVEKCAWVCAHYAEHGPAMLSPTPAPSDASESFVRYEPLGVVLAVMPWNFPYWQVFRCAAPALLAGNAVVLKHASNVWGCALEIERAFASSLPPGLFATLLAPAAAVEGLIARPELAAVSLTGSEAAGISVGAAAGRALKPAVLELGGSDAFLVLADADLDRTLDQAVTARVQNNGQSCIAAKRFIVEATILEPFTAGFVRRMRALKVGDPLDRSVQVGPLARPDLRDDLHAQVMRSVEKGARILCGGQPMPGAGYFYAPTVLSRVTPGMPAFDEETFGPLAALIVAGDADEAVALANRSNFGLGASVWTRDATRGCALAERLAVGCAFVNGIVKSDPRLPFGGVKRSGYGRELGLEGLRSFVNVKTVWVK, from the coding sequence GTGGCTTCCATCAATCCGTCCACCGGCACGACGCTGGCCGAGCACGCGCCGCACGCGCCGCAGGAAATCGGGCGGCGGCTGATCGCGGCGGTGGCGGCGCAGCGACTGTGGCAAGCGGCCTCGCCGCGAGATCGAGCGGCTGCCCTGGCCGGCGTCGCGGCCACGCTGCGCGCTCGACGCGACGAACTGGCGCGACTCGCGACCCTCGAGATGGGAAAACCGGTCGCTCAGGCCGAGGCGGAAGTCGAGAAGTGCGCCTGGGTCTGCGCTCACTACGCCGAGCACGGTCCGGCGATGCTCTCCCCCACGCCGGCGCCGAGCGACGCGTCGGAGAGCTTCGTCCGTTACGAGCCGCTCGGCGTGGTGCTGGCGGTGATGCCGTGGAACTTCCCGTACTGGCAGGTGTTCCGCTGCGCGGCGCCGGCACTGCTGGCAGGAAATGCGGTGGTACTGAAACACGCATCGAACGTCTGGGGTTGCGCCCTCGAGATCGAGCGGGCATTCGCCTCGTCGCTGCCGCCCGGACTGTTCGCGACGCTGCTCGCGCCGGCGGCGGCGGTCGAGGGGTTGATCGCGCGCCCCGAGCTCGCGGCCGTGAGCCTGACCGGTAGCGAGGCGGCCGGGATCTCGGTCGGCGCCGCCGCGGGCCGCGCGCTCAAACCCGCGGTGCTGGAGCTGGGCGGGTCCGACGCCTTTCTCGTGCTGGCCGACGCCGATCTCGATCGCACCCTCGACCAGGCGGTGACGGCGCGCGTTCAGAACAACGGCCAGAGCTGCATCGCCGCCAAACGATTCATCGTCGAGGCCACGATCCTCGAGCCGTTCACCGCGGGATTCGTGCGGCGGATGCGCGCGCTCAAAGTCGGCGACCCGCTCGATCGCTCGGTGCAGGTCGGGCCGCTCGCGCGCCCCGACCTGCGCGACGATCTCCACGCGCAGGTGATGCGCTCGGTCGAGAAGGGCGCGCGCATCCTGTGCGGCGGGCAACCGATGCCCGGTGCCGGCTACTTCTACGCGCCCACCGTGCTGTCGCGCGTCACGCCCGGCATGCCGGCGTTCGATGAGGAAACCTTCGGACCGCTCGCCGCCCTGATCGTGGCTGGCGACGCGGACGAGGCGGTGGCGCTCGCCAATCGCTCGAACTTCGGCCTCGGCGCCAGCGTATGGACGCGCGACGCGACGCGCGGTTGCGCGCTCGCCGAACGGCTCGCGGTCGGCTGCGCATTCGTGAACGGCATCGTGAAGTCGGACCCGCGGCTGCCGTTCGGCGGCGTCAAGCGCTCGGGCTACGGTCGCGAGCTGGGACTCGAGGGCCTGCGTTCGTTCGTGAACGTGAAGACGGTGTGGGTGAAGTAG
- a CDS encoding ubiquinone/menaquinone biosynthesis methyltransferase has translation MFDDVSGRYDLINRLMTLGQDGAWRAAMAHAVPSRARVVLDLCTGSGVSLAGLTRPGRLVIGADVSLRMLSAAADRFGGPGWAPRLVCGDAFRLPLSPGSVDAVTIGFGMRNLRPRATALAELSRVLAPGGTLVVLEACAPGHGAFAPIHRLHLRYGVPLLGRLSADPSAYVYLRDSIFEFGDGREFDRDLAAAGYSIERRQSFLFGATQMWVARTGESAQSSLQPARGGALKRGELPHPGRAADGEWTLWSGVQLVVAWTLFAALVIGLIRFAGAAKVLPLEPWQKWALGILLAIGAVFFGVRSMILTLRRDTPRPPR, from the coding sequence ATGTTCGACGACGTCTCGGGACGCTACGACCTCATCAACCGGCTGATGACCCTCGGCCAGGACGGCGCCTGGCGGGCGGCGATGGCGCACGCCGTGCCGTCGCGCGCGCGCGTCGTGCTCGATCTCTGCACGGGCAGCGGGGTCTCGCTCGCCGGCCTGACGCGACCGGGGCGCCTCGTGATCGGCGCCGACGTGAGCCTGCGCATGCTTTCCGCCGCCGCCGATCGCTTCGGCGGACCGGGCTGGGCGCCGCGCCTGGTGTGCGGCGACGCCTTTCGGCTGCCGCTCTCGCCGGGCTCGGTGGATGCGGTGACGATCGGCTTCGGCATGCGCAATCTGCGGCCGCGCGCCACAGCCCTCGCCGAACTCTCGCGCGTGCTCGCTCCGGGGGGGACGCTGGTGGTGCTCGAAGCGTGCGCGCCCGGCCATGGCGCGTTCGCGCCGATTCATCGCCTGCATCTGCGCTACGGCGTGCCGCTGCTCGGCCGGTTGTCGGCCGACCCCAGTGCCTACGTCTATCTGCGTGACTCGATCTTCGAGTTCGGCGACGGCCGGGAGTTCGACCGCGATCTGGCCGCAGCCGGCTACTCGATCGAGCGCCGCCAGTCGTTCCTGTTCGGCGCCACTCAGATGTGGGTGGCGCGAACGGGTGAGTCCGCTCAGAGTTCGTTGCAACCTGCACGCGGGGGGGCTCTCAAACGGGGCGAATTGCCCCACCCGGGGAGAGCCGCCGACGGGGAGTGGACCCTGTGGTCGGGGGTTCAGCTGGTGGTCGCCTGGACCCTGTTCGCGGCCCTGGTCATCGGCCTGATTCGGTTCGCCGGCGCGGCCAAGGTGTTGCCACTGGAGCCCTGGCAGAAGTGGGCACTGGGAATTCTGCTGGCCATCGGTGCCGTGTTCTTCGGCGTTCGGAGCATGATTCTGACCCTGCGGCGCGACACGCCGCGTCCGCCCCGCTAG
- a CDS encoding sensor domain-containing diguanylate cyclase: MLSRERIIETLLELTDRTGGRSREALLEKLLRNALALAECDGVVVVATQNRQTERLWLRRGQPRCERAPFRGPVSEFVRLLQRHDHPLALADVGADGRMSAEELCPGVEGGPALFVPLRFRENGPAWLAVFRRRGGARFGPEDTALVTMLAAWAAMAVENLRLSESLERLAVTDDLTQVYNYRFLKTALRREIKRAGRFGQVLSLIMLDVDNLKTYNDQHGHLRGSHLLREMAGLLAEQVRSFDLVAKYGGDEFSIILPQTEREGAMVVAQRVRSAIERHAFPLVAAGQITVSLGLALFPSDGSDVTSLIQAADRALYLAKKNGRNRVEVVEARAA; this comes from the coding sequence ATGCTTTCCCGCGAGCGCATCATCGAGACGCTGCTCGAGCTGACCGACCGCACCGGCGGCCGGTCGCGCGAAGCGTTGCTCGAGAAACTCCTGCGCAACGCGCTGGCGCTCGCCGAGTGCGACGGCGTGGTGGTGGTCGCGACCCAGAACCGCCAGACCGAACGCCTGTGGCTGCGCCGCGGCCAGCCACGCTGCGAGCGCGCGCCGTTCCGCGGCCCGGTCAGCGAGTTCGTGCGGTTGCTGCAGCGCCACGATCATCCGCTTGCCCTCGCCGATGTCGGCGCGGACGGCCGCATGTCGGCCGAGGAGCTGTGCCCGGGAGTCGAGGGCGGACCGGCGCTGTTCGTGCCGCTGCGCTTCCGCGAGAATGGCCCGGCGTGGCTGGCGGTGTTCCGCCGCCGCGGCGGCGCGCGCTTCGGCCCCGAGGACACCGCGCTGGTGACCATGCTCGCGGCGTGGGCGGCGATGGCCGTCGAGAATCTTCGGCTCTCGGAGAGCCTCGAGCGGCTCGCGGTCACCGACGATCTCACCCAGGTCTACAACTATCGCTTCCTCAAGACCGCGCTGCGGCGTGAGATCAAGCGCGCCGGGCGATTCGGGCAAGTGCTGTCGCTGATCATGCTCGACGTCGACAATCTCAAGACCTACAACGACCAGCACGGCCACCTGCGCGGCAGCCACTTGCTGCGCGAGATGGCCGGCCTGCTCGCCGAGCAGGTGCGCTCGTTCGATCTGGTGGCGAAATACGGTGGCGACGAATTCTCGATCATTCTGCCGCAGACCGAACGCGAGGGCGCGATGGTGGTGGCCCAGCGCGTGCGGTCCGCGATCGAGCGGCATGCGTTCCCGCTGGTCGCCGCCGGACAGATCACGGTGAGCCTCGGGCTCGCGCTGTTCCCGAGCGACGGCTCCGACGTGACCAGCCTGATCCAGGCCGCGGACCGCGCGCTCTACCTCGCCAAGAAGAACGGCCGAAATCGCGTGGAAGTCGTGGAGGCGCGGGCGGCCTAG
- a CDS encoding Gfo/Idh/MocA family oxidoreductase has translation MTDTIGIAVVGTGDWGANLVRNFSRLPGSRLVALCDADPARLSKTVAQYPGTRAMAHVDEVCAAADVHGVVIAASAVNHYPLAKQLLEAGKDVYVEKPLTLQVNHAEELVRLARERNRILMVGHLLLYHPGVQYLKRLVDQGDLGDLHYIYSQRVNLGKVRRDENALWSFAPHDLSVVLHLLGTEPIDVVARGSAFLQPKVEDVVFVDLRFPGGKLAHVHVSWLDPHKLRKFTVVGSQKMVVFDDMEASEKIKIYDKGVDKGGEIVGYGDALTVRSGDILIPKISLQEPLQLECRHFVDCIRERKKPLTDGEGGLRVVRVLAAAQSSLQQGGAPVAIASQTAGVS, from the coding sequence GTGACCGACACGATCGGAATCGCGGTGGTGGGAACCGGCGACTGGGGCGCCAATCTGGTGCGCAATTTCTCGCGCTTGCCAGGCTCCCGGCTGGTCGCATTGTGCGACGCCGATCCGGCGCGCCTCTCGAAGACCGTCGCCCAGTACCCCGGCACGCGCGCGATGGCGCACGTCGACGAGGTCTGCGCCGCCGCGGACGTCCACGGCGTGGTGATCGCCGCCTCGGCAGTGAACCACTATCCGCTCGCCAAGCAATTGCTGGAGGCGGGCAAAGACGTCTACGTCGAGAAGCCGCTCACGCTGCAGGTGAACCACGCCGAGGAGCTGGTCCGGCTGGCCCGCGAACGGAACCGCATCCTGATGGTCGGGCATCTGCTCCTCTACCACCCGGGCGTTCAGTACCTGAAGCGCCTGGTGGACCAGGGCGATCTCGGCGATCTCCACTACATCTATTCGCAGCGAGTCAATCTTGGCAAGGTTCGCCGCGACGAGAACGCGCTGTGGAGCTTTGCTCCGCACGATCTCTCCGTGGTGCTCCACCTGCTGGGGACCGAGCCGATCGACGTGGTCGCGCGGGGCTCGGCTTTCCTTCAGCCCAAGGTCGAAGACGTGGTATTCGTCGACCTGCGCTTCCCAGGCGGCAAGCTCGCGCACGTCCACGTCTCCTGGCTCGATCCGCACAAGCTGCGCAAGTTCACCGTGGTGGGCAGCCAGAAGATGGTGGTGTTCGATGACATGGAAGCCAGTGAGAAGATCAAGATCTACGACAAGGGCGTCGACAAGGGCGGCGAGATCGTGGGCTATGGCGACGCACTCACGGTGCGCAGCGGCGACATCCTGATCCCGAAGATCTCATTGCAGGAGCCGCTTCAGCTCGAGTGCCGCCACTTCGTGGACTGCATCCGCGAACGCAAGAAGCCGCTCACGGACGGCGAGGGCGGCCTGCGCGTGGTGCGCGTGCTGGCCGCGGCTCAGAGCTCGCTTCAGCAGGGCGGCGCGCCGGTGGCGATCGCCAGCCAGACCGCGGGGGTATCGTGA
- a CDS encoding DapH/DapD/GlmU-related protein, with protein MSTSVIHPSASLGEGTTLGEYCVIGPQVRVGKGCRIGNHVVVHEGTIVADTVRIDDHASLGKKPMKAANSATTKEQELPPLEVGELCIVGTGVVLYRGAKIDAKVLMADLATVRENVSIGRGTIVGRGVTVENFCTVGRYCKLESECYITAYSTLEDRVFIAPGVVTSNDNYVGRTAERFKHFKGVTVKKGGRIGAGTVTLPGVVIGEDALVAAGSVVTRDVPARKIVMGCPARALRDVPVEQLLENQGWVDG; from the coding sequence GTGAGCACCAGCGTCATCCATCCCAGCGCCAGCCTCGGCGAAGGCACGACGCTCGGCGAGTACTGTGTGATCGGCCCGCAGGTGAGAGTCGGAAAGGGCTGCCGGATCGGGAACCACGTCGTGGTTCACGAGGGCACGATCGTCGCCGACACGGTGCGCATCGACGATCACGCCTCCCTCGGGAAGAAGCCGATGAAGGCCGCGAACTCCGCGACCACCAAGGAACAGGAGCTGCCGCCGCTCGAAGTGGGCGAGCTGTGCATCGTCGGCACCGGAGTGGTGCTGTACCGGGGCGCGAAGATCGACGCCAAGGTGCTGATGGCCGACCTCGCCACGGTCCGCGAGAACGTGTCGATCGGACGAGGAACGATCGTGGGTCGCGGCGTGACCGTGGAAAACTTCTGCACGGTGGGCCGATACTGCAAGCTCGAGAGCGAGTGTTACATCACCGCCTATTCGACGCTCGAGGACCGCGTGTTCATCGCGCCCGGCGTGGTGACCTCGAACGACAACTACGTGGGCAGGACGGCCGAGCGCTTCAAGCACTTCAAGGGCGTGACGGTGAAGAAGGGCGGCCGGATCGGCGCCGGTACGGTGACGCTGCCGGGCGTCGTGATCGGCGAGGACGCGCTGGTGGCGGCCGGCTCGGTGGTGACGCGAGACGTTCCCGCCCGCAAGATCGTGATGGGCTGTCCGGCGCGCGCGCTGCGCGACGTGCCGGTGGAGCAGCTGCTCGAGAATCAGGGCTGGGTCGACGGCTAG
- a CDS encoding DegT/DnrJ/EryC1/StrS family aminotransferase, whose protein sequence is MAPVTTKTAINVPLLDLKAQYADLRTEIDDAVRRVMESTRFIGGPEVTGLEEEVARYSQTPHAVACASGTDALLISLWALGVGPGDEVITSAYSFFASAGTIANNGATPVFVDIDPRTYNLDVHKLEAAITPRTKAIAPVHLFGQCADMTSIRAIAERHKVWVIEDAAQAIGSEWEGRRAGSMGDFGCFSFFPSKNLGGAGDGGMIVSVNADYADRARLLCNHGARPKYYHALIGTNSRLDSLQAAILRVKLKHLDRWSEKRAQNARTYDALFEGSRVGRPFHDPRTRHIYNQYVIRSDRRDELKKFLDERSIGTEVYYPVPLHLQQCFASLGYREGDMAQAEAAAKETLALPIYPELTEDQIRYVAACVREFSDH, encoded by the coding sequence ATGGCACCCGTGACCACCAAGACGGCGATCAACGTACCGCTGCTGGACCTCAAGGCTCAGTACGCCGATCTGCGCACCGAGATCGACGACGCGGTTCGCCGCGTCATGGAGAGCACGCGCTTCATCGGCGGGCCGGAAGTGACCGGGCTCGAGGAAGAGGTGGCCCGCTACTCGCAGACCCCGCACGCGGTCGCGTGTGCGTCGGGCACCGACGCGTTGCTCATCTCGCTGTGGGCGCTGGGCGTCGGCCCCGGCGACGAGGTGATCACCAGCGCGTATTCGTTCTTCGCCAGCGCCGGGACCATCGCCAACAACGGCGCCACGCCGGTGTTCGTGGACATCGATCCGCGCACCTACAACCTCGACGTTCACAAGCTCGAGGCCGCGATCACGCCCCGCACCAAGGCGATCGCGCCGGTGCATCTGTTCGGGCAGTGCGCCGACATGACTTCGATTCGTGCCATCGCCGAGCGGCACAAGGTGTGGGTGATCGAGGATGCGGCGCAGGCGATCGGATCGGAGTGGGAGGGACGGCGCGCCGGCTCGATGGGGGACTTCGGATGCTTCTCGTTCTTCCCGTCCAAGAACCTGGGCGGCGCCGGCGATGGCGGCATGATCGTGAGCGTCAACGCCGACTACGCCGACCGCGCTCGCCTGCTGTGCAATCACGGTGCCCGCCCGAAGTACTACCACGCGCTGATCGGCACCAATTCGCGGCTCGACTCGCTGCAGGCGGCCATCCTGCGCGTCAAACTCAAGCACCTCGATCGCTGGAGCGAGAAGCGCGCGCAGAACGCGCGCACCTACGACGCGCTGTTCGAGGGTTCGCGTGTCGGCCGGCCGTTCCACGATCCGCGCACGCGCCACATCTACAATCAGTACGTGATTCGCAGCGACCGGCGCGACGAGCTGAAGAAGTTCCTGGACGAGCGCTCGATCGGGACCGAGGTCTACTACCCGGTGCCGCTCCACCTGCAGCAATGTTTCGCGTCGCTCGGCTACCGCGAGGGGGACATGGCGCAGGCGGAAGCCGCGGCCAAGGAGACCCTGGCGCTGCCGATCTACCCGGAGCTCACGGAGGACCAGATTCGCTACGTCGCGGCCTGCGTTCGGGAATTCTCCGACCACTGA